The following nucleotide sequence is from Tardiphaga sp. 709.
CGATTGGGATCGGTGCGCCGGGGCTGAGCACGAATGATTTCGAGCGAACCCATGCCAGCCGATCCTCGGATTCATCGACAATGAGCGGAGCCAGATCGGCACTGATTTCTCCCCGCTGGAAAAAACACCCGACGTCGACATGGCCGTCGATCAACGCTGTCGCAATCTCGGTGGACATTCCGGCATGGATATGGATGTCATTGAGGTTGCTCAGGCTCTGCTCGGCGACGAAGCGCTGCGCTAGGACAACGCTCAGGCCCAAACGAAGCCGGTCGACATGATTATCGGCTCCGCCGAGCGCAAGCACCTGATCGTTGGCCTCGATGATCTTGCGCGCCTGCGCAAGCACCAGCTTGCCGAGATCGGTCGCACAACTTCCGTTCGGCGTCTTGCTGAACAGCGAACCGCCAACAAGTTGTTCGAGGCGCTTGATCTGCGAACTCACTGCGGGCTGACTCAACCCCAATTGCTCCGCAGCCTTGGTCAAGCTACCCGTTTCTGAAATGGCAACGACGGTACGAACAATTTCAATCGGAATATTGAGATGCCGCTTGTGCATTTGAATATCCAGCCTCGCAATTGCGCCATGAGTCGGACCAA
It contains:
- a CDS encoding LysR family transcriptional regulator, with amino-acid sequence MHKRHLNIPIEIVRTVVAISETGSLTKAAEQLGLSQPAVSSQIKRLEQLVGGSLFSKTPNGSCATDLGKLVLAQARKIIEANDQVLALGGADNHVDRLRLGLSVVLAQRFVAEQSLSNLNDIHIHAGMSTEIATALIDGHVDVGCFFQRGEISADLAPLIVDESEDRLAWVRSKSFVLSPGAPIPIVTWTNDDWMIHTLTRHGLSYRIAFSSQDYSAKKAAVEAGIGLTAVPSRIIPPGLVWARDYYLPELPTIKALLCIRPGMTSPRVLEIKDQLSAMFLHPALPMENDKVA